CCATACATCTGATTATCCATCAAACTTAATTTTTGAAGTTTTGAAAGGGCATAAATGTCATTGGGAATTTGGCCCGTTAAAAAATTACTGCCTAATAAAAGTTCTTTTAAGTTGGTTAATTTCATTAATGAACTTGGTATTTCACCCGTAAACTTATTACTGTAAAGTTTTAACACCTCTAAGTTTGCCAAAGTGCCCAACTCTGCGGGAATATTACCTTCAAACCTGTTCATAAAAAGTTCTAAAGCCACCAACTCTTGTAAGTTTTTTAATGATGAAGGCAGTGTACCACTTAATTTATTGAAACCTAAATTAAGTTTTTGCAAGCTAGTTAAATTTCCGATTACTTCAGGAAGGTTTCCTTCTAGATTGTTAAACTGTAAATTAATTTCAACAACCTTGCCATGCTCTATTTTTAAACCGTACCAAGTCTCTACGGAAGCATTTAAATCCCAAGTGGTATTCCAATTAGCCCCGTTCGTGGCATTGTATAATGCTTCTAAAGCATTTTTTTCAGACTGGGATATATTTGCAAATGAAAGTGCTGTTGTAAATAAACAAACAACTAAAAGTTTTAAAGTCTTCATGTCAAAATTAGATTTGGGATTAATTCTCTTACGAAAATAACCCAACAACAGACTAAAAACTATTTTATTCGACGAAATACATGTTTTTTTAACATTTAGCTATCGACAAACTACATATCAAAAGCTTCAATTTTAAGTTGTATATCTTCCCATTTTTCCATATGGTTCTGCAAATCTGTTTTCATTTTTTGGTAACTATCAAAGAAATTAGGCTTGGAAGTGGTTTCCTCGTAGTTTGTTTCAAGCTCTAAATCAATGCTTTTTATTTTGCGCTCCAAATCACTTATCTTGGCCTCTACGTTGCTGAGTTTATTATTCAGAGATTTTAGCTTTTTTTGTTCCTCGTAGCTTTGATGCTTTTTTTCTTTAGGGGTTTCCTTTATAACGGTACGCTTCTCTACTTCTCGTAAACTGTCTACTTTTCGCTGCTCTAAATAATAATCAATATCTCCCAGATATTCTTTAAGTTTTTGGTCTTTAAACTCATAAACAACATTAGTCAACCCCTGCAGAAAATCACGGTCGTGCGACACCAATATTAAAGTACCTTCAAAACGCTTTAAAGCTTCTTTCAAAACATTTTTCGATTTAATGTCTAAATGGTTTGTTGGCTCATCCATCACCAAAACATTAAAGGGCTGTAACATAAGTTTAGCCAATGCCAAACGGTTACGCTCACCTCCAGACAAAACCCGCACATACTTCTCTACTTCATCGCCACGGAACAAAAACGACCCCAAGATATCTCTTACTTTACTACGATTGGTTTCATTGGCAGCATCAATCATTGTATCGAGTACTGTTTTATTACCATCTAAATATTCAGCTTGGTTTTGGGCAAAATAGCCTATTTGCACATTATGCCCAAGTTTTAGGTCGCCCTTATGTTTTATTTCTCCTATTATAATTTTAGCTAGGGTAGATTTTCCTTGCCCATTTTGGCCAACAAACGCTGTTTTACTGTCGCGCTCAATAAGCAAATCGATATTGTTAAGCACTTGGTTGTCACCATAGTTTTTAGAAATTCCTTCTGCCTCAACCACAACTTTGCCTGGAGTAACCGATATTGGAAAATTAAGGGTCATGACACTGTTGTCGTCTTCATCAACTTCAATTCTGTCAATTTTATCCAGTTTTTTTATCAGCGACTGAGCCATTGTTGCTTTTGAAGCTTTGGCACGAAACTTTTCAATGAGTTTTTCGGTATGCTCAATTTGTTTTTGTTGGTTTTTTTGCGACGCTAACTGCTGTTCTCTCAATTCTTCGCGAAGCACTAAGTACTTGGAATAAGGTTTTGGGTAATCGTATATTCTGCCTAACGAAATCTCGATGGTTCGGTTGGTTACATTATCTAAAAACATTTTATCGTGCGATACAATAACCACGGCACCTGTATAATTTTTCAAGAACCCTTCCAACCAGATAATAGATTCAATATCCAAATGGTTTGTGGGCTCATCCAAAAGCAAAATATCATTATTTTGAAGCAGCAATTTGGCCAGCTCTATACGCATACGCCATCCTCCTGAAAACG
This genomic stretch from Flavobacteriaceae bacterium GSB9 harbors:
- a CDS encoding ATP-binding cassette domain-containing protein: MMNIHNLSISFQGEYLFEDITFKLGNGDRVGLIGKNGAGKSTMLKILSKEMEPDTGQIAADKELKIGFLKQDIDFIFGRTVLEESYEAFTEIKALEAQMEAVNTQMAERTDYESDGYHQLMVDINELQHQYEILGGYNYQGDTEKILQGLGFKREDFDKLTDTFSGGWRMRIELAKLLLQNNDILLLDEPTNHLDIESIIWLEGFLKNYTGAVVIVSHDKMFLDNVTNRTIEISLGRIYDYPKPYSKYLVLREELREQQLASQKNQQKQIEHTEKLIEKFRAKASKATMAQSLIKKLDKIDRIEVDEDDNSVMTLNFPISVTPGKVVVEAEGISKNYGDNQVLNNIDLLIERDSKTAFVGQNGQGKSTLAKIIIGEIKHKGDLKLGHNVQIGYFAQNQAEYLDGNKTVLDTMIDAANETNRSKVRDILGSFLFRGDEVEKYVRVLSGGERNRLALAKLMLQPFNVLVMDEPTNHLDIKSKNVLKEALKRFEGTLILVSHDRDFLQGLTNVVYEFKDQKLKEYLGDIDYYLEQRKVDSLREVEKRTVIKETPKEKKHQSYEEQKKLKSLNNKLSNVEAKISDLERKIKSIDLELETNYEETTSKPNFFDSYQKMKTDLQNHMEKWEDIQLKIEAFDM
- a CDS encoding Two component regulator three Y domain protein, coding for MKTLKLLVVCLFTTALSFANISQSEKNALEALYNATNGANWNTTWDLNASVETWYGLKIEHGKVVEINLQFNNLEGNLPEVIGNLTSLQKLNLGFNKLSGTLPSSLKNLQELVALELFMNRFEGNIPAELGTLANLEVLKLYSNKFTGEIPSSLMKLTNLKELLLGSNFLTGQIPNDIYALSKLQKLSLMDNQMYGEIPSEIAQLKDLEELLLSTNQFTGNVPEEFINLRKLNTLMVSDNNLNEEYITVSGNNPPGIKMLNFQNSTAVMDIEKE